A genomic segment from Caldilineales bacterium encodes:
- a CDS encoding PPC domain-containing protein yields MHTEIPIRATAAHESAPDVVFGSLRHEYLVVWREITGSQAAVMAQRISAAGALIGPIIVVADSDPGTNGAYAAVAYNLLDDEYLVVWDRWFPSGFNGGIVAQRLTGSGAKVGVNFWILDRHWGEVRPDVAFLPDRAEYLVAWHDYRYPPGGTRGNIFGQRLLRDGELTGSEISIVEIDGNQWTPKLAAVAGGDAYVVAWVDARNGNDVPLIFARSVSGNGATVGPEVRVDEGGMGHWYPAVLYNPQIQEVLVAWQDHRVPETPRASVRRFSASLSPLAPSQAPRVGISHGRPALAFNLQRGEYYLAWMEGEPHQVGGQRWSLAGQAIGTPEIVAPHPYEQSAPAIAASTTNSDLLLVWEDYRQGTSNADIYGVLIGQAMPTATPTPTVTPSPTFTSTPSPTATPTFTPSPSFTPTATVTPTPSATPSITPIPSPVPSPTPTALPNECRLYEPNDNLVAAAGPFANGQVILAYLCPGDPDDFYFIDLPADTRVVDARLANLSGALNADLYLYDPDDVIVGRSTQPGVSSERIQFNPLFSGRYKVRVHAISGWNTMPYSLVVFWSGTPKSFLPFVTYQRPPTPTPTATPSSTPTPTITPTPGPCQRYEPNDSLSSAFGPLANGSVIEVALCDGDPEDYYQVALAGAATLRVDLDNLPAGTDYDLYLYDATAPQNYLARSVNVGTTPESIQINLSSGSYALRIYPSTSGRSNQPYRLAVNWAPEVDIGRESMLELPSILTT; encoded by the coding sequence TTGCATACCGAGATCCCCATTCGGGCGACGGCTGCCCACGAGTCGGCGCCGGACGTCGTCTTTGGCAGCCTTCGCCACGAGTATCTCGTCGTCTGGCGTGAGATTACGGGGAGCCAGGCGGCGGTGATGGCGCAACGCATCAGCGCCGCAGGCGCGCTGATCGGCCCCATCATCGTGGTAGCGGACAGCGACCCCGGAACGAACGGCGCCTACGCCGCAGTGGCCTACAACCTCCTTGATGATGAATACCTGGTCGTCTGGGATCGATGGTTCCCTTCGGGGTTCAACGGCGGCATCGTCGCCCAACGACTGACCGGGAGCGGCGCCAAAGTGGGAGTCAATTTCTGGATCCTGGATCGGCATTGGGGCGAGGTTCGGCCCGATGTCGCTTTCTTGCCCGACCGCGCCGAGTATCTGGTGGCCTGGCATGACTACCGCTATCCGCCGGGGGGGACGCGCGGCAACATTTTCGGCCAACGGCTGTTACGTGACGGCGAGCTGACCGGCTCGGAAATCTCGATTGTCGAGATCGATGGCAACCAGTGGACTCCCAAGCTGGCAGCTGTTGCCGGAGGCGACGCTTATGTCGTGGCCTGGGTGGATGCACGCAACGGCAATGACGTTCCTCTGATCTTCGCCAGAAGTGTGAGCGGAAACGGCGCCACGGTGGGGCCGGAGGTGCGGGTGGACGAGGGCGGCATGGGGCATTGGTATCCTGCTGTGCTCTACAATCCCCAAATTCAGGAAGTGCTAGTGGCCTGGCAAGATCACCGCGTGCCCGAGACACCGCGGGCCTCGGTGCGTCGTTTTTCGGCATCGCTCAGCCCACTGGCTCCCAGCCAGGCGCCACGAGTGGGGATTTCACATGGCCGTCCTGCTCTGGCCTTCAACCTGCAACGCGGTGAGTACTATCTGGCATGGATGGAGGGCGAGCCACATCAGGTGGGCGGGCAGAGGTGGAGCCTGGCCGGGCAGGCTATCGGAACACCGGAGATCGTGGCGCCACATCCCTATGAGCAGAGTGCGCCAGCGATTGCTGCCAGCACGACCAACAGTGATCTTCTGCTGGTCTGGGAAGACTATCGACAAGGGACGAGCAACGCCGACATCTATGGGGTATTGATTGGTCAGGCCATGCCAACGGCGACGCCCACGCCTACGGTCACACCCAGCCCAACCTTCACCTCCACACCGTCGCCAACTGCAACCCCCACGTTCACGCCCAGCCCGTCCTTTACCCCGACTGCAACTGTCACACCTACGCCTTCCGCCACTCCGTCGATCACGCCAATACCCAGCCCGGTTCCGTCGCCCACTCCCACCGCCTTGCCGAACGAGTGTCGTCTGTACGAACCCAACGACAACCTTGTTGCCGCCGCTGGCCCGTTTGCTAACGGCCAGGTCATCCTGGCTTATCTCTGTCCCGGCGACCCGGATGACTTTTACTTCATCGATTTGCCTGCGGACACGCGTGTGGTTGATGCGCGGCTTGCGAATCTATCAGGTGCACTCAATGCTGACCTCTATCTGTACGACCCGGACGACGTGATCGTTGGTCGTAGCACGCAGCCGGGGGTCTCCTCAGAACGCATCCAGTTCAATCCTCTGTTCAGCGGTCGCTACAAGGTGCGCGTCCATGCGATCAGCGGCTGGAACACGATGCCTTACTCATTGGTGGTCTTCTGGTCTGGAACGCCGAAGAGCTTCTTGCCGTTCGTAACCTATCAACGCCCACCCACCCCGACGCCAACCGCCACCCCTTCCTCGACTCCTACCCCAACCATAACACCCACCCCCGGCCCTTGCCAGCGTTATGAGCCGAACGATAGTCTCAGCAGCGCGTTTGGCCCCCTCGCCAACGGTTCGGTGATCGAAGTCGCCTTGTGCGACGGCGATCCGGAAGACTACTATCAGGTGGCGCTGGCCGGCGCTGCGACCTTGCGGGTGGATCTGGACAATCTCCCTGCGGGCACGGACTACGACCTCTATCTCTACGATGCCACTGCTCCGCAGAATTACCTGGCGCGGTCGGTCAATGTCGGGACAACGCCGGAGTCCATCCAAATCAATCTATCGTCTGGGAGTTATGCGCTGCGCATCTATCCATCGACGTCAGGGCGGAGCAACCAACCCTACAGGTTGGCTGTCAACTGGGCGCCGGAAGTTGACATTGGCAGGGAGTCGATGTTGGAGCTTCCTTCCATTTTGACCACGTAA